The DNA segment CCGGCATCACCAGCAACTGCGCATCGCCGCCGAAAAACTCCTGCACATGCAGCGCGGCGACCGCGATGGCCGCTGCGGTGTTGCGGCCAAACGGTTCGAGCAGCAAGTCCAGGCCCAGTTGGCCGGTGTTGACCGCGCGGTAATCGTCGAGGGTGCGAAACAGCAGGTCGCGGTTGGTCACCGTCAGCACGCTGTCGACCCCCGGCAGGTGGCTGGCGCGCAGGAAAGTTTTCTGCAACAGGCTCTGGTCGTCGCGCATGCGCATGAACGGCTTGGGCATGTTCTGCCGCGAAACCGGCCACAGCCGCGTGCCCGAGCCACCGGAAATGATGCAGGGAATCAATCCGTTGAGAGGGTTCATCAATAGACTTCCTTGGTGGAAAGGACGGCCGGGACCGTCATGAAAACGATGTACAGGTCAAACCACACCGACCATTTGGCGATGTATTCCAGGTCGTATTCGACCCGTTTCTGAATCTTGAACAGGGTGTCGGTTTCACCACGGTAGCCATTGATCTGCGCCCACCCGGTGATGCCCGGCTTGACCCGGTGCCGCGAGCTGTACTCGCTGACCGCTTCCTCGAACGGAATCCCGGCGGCCTTGGTGGCGGTGGCATGGGGGCGCGGGCCGACCATCGACATGTTGCCCAGCAGCACATTGAACAGTTGCGGCAGCTCGTCGATGCTGGTCTTGCGGATAATCCGCCCGACGCGGGTGATGCGCGGGTCGCTGCGGGTGGTCTGGCACTCGGCGTTGAAGTCGGTCTGGTCGACGTACATCGAGCGGAACTTGAACACCCGGATCAGGTTGTCGTTGTAGCCGTAGCGCTTCTGGCGAAACAGCACCGGGCCTTTGGAGTCGAGCTTGATGGCAATGGCGGTCACCAACATGATCGGTGACAACAGCAGCAGGCCGGCACCGGCCAGCAGCAGGTCTTCACAGCGCTTGATAAACGGTGACCAACCGCGCAGCGGCAGTTGCGAGGTATTGAACATCAAGATGCCGCCGACATCGGTAATGCGGTTGTGGCCATACCGCAGGGCGGCCATGTCCGGTACCAGCATGACGTTGACCGACATCTGCCGCAGGCGCTTGACCAGCCCGTTGATACGCTGCTCGGCGGCCCAGGGCAGGGTGATCATCACTTGGTTGACCTGTTCGGACCTGATCAGCTTTTCCAGGTCGCGGGTGTTGCCCAGCAACGGCAGGCTGCTCAGTTCCTTGGGAATGCGTTCGGTGCGGTCGTCGATAAAACCGATCAGGCCGGAGCGGATATCACTGTTGCGCGACAGGTGTTCGGCCACATGGATGGCGGTGTCGGTAAAGCCGAGGATCACCGTGCGCTGCAGGAACTTGCCGTTCTTCATCAGGTTGCGGTACAGGCGCAGCATCAGGATGCGCTCCACACCAAACAGCACCAGGCTCAGGCTGAACCAGAACATCAGGTTGCGCGGGCTCAACTGCGGGAACAGGAGCAGGATCTGGTACATGAACAGCAGGATGCAAAACGCCGAGATCCACGCGACCAGCATCACGCGAAAACGCAGGCGGTTGCTGAACAGGTCCTCGGAGTACACCCCCAGGGCCTGGAACAGAATAATGGTCAGGATCGCAAAAAACAGCAGCAGCCCCAGGTAGTGGCCACGCATTTGCGGGTCGACTGGATCCGGGTAGAACAACAGGATCATCGCCGGCAGGACCGCCGTCAGGCCGTGGATTAACTTGACGAAAACCACAAAGAATTCAACAAAACCGGTACGAGTCAGAAACAGGCTATCGACTGACGACTTCTCACGCATAAAACATCCCTCAATGCACCACCAGGACTTCCCTGTTCGTTTGCTCATCCATAAGGCAGTTGCTTATAAGTGGCGCAATGCGAACGACTGCTTTCGCTGGGTAACGCGCAATGACCTGTCTAGGTGCAGGTGCTTTGCTAAATAGTGGCTAAATGATGGCTCCTTATGGGTGCGATGTCAAGGTTTTGACATTTTGCAAGGGCTTTGCCGTCGAGTGTCATAAGATACTCTTGTCGTGACGGTTTGTTGACATTTGTTGTTGGTTTTTCAGATTTATTGAGAATGAGTGATGGCTTTTTGCAGTGTAGGAACAAAAACGCCAATTATCCTGCCGGGCGGGCAAAGCTTTTTTGACGGGGATAGGAGCCGGCTGGCCGGCCCCTACAGGGGGATGGGGATCAGAAGTCGCCTTTGAGGCTCACGGTGACGTTACGCGGCTCGCCGTAGAAGTTACCCCAGGACGCGGTCCCCACGGTCTGGTAGTAGTTTTTGTCGAACAGGTTGTTGCCGTTCAACGCCACGGTCCAGGTGTTATCGACCCGATACGCCAGGCGCGCGCTCCACAAGGCGTAGCCGGGTTGTTCCAGCTTGATGGTCTGGACCCGATAGTTGCTGCTTTGGGCGCTGACGCCGCTGCCCACTGTCCATTTCGACAGGGCACCATCCAATTGGTAATCGCCCCACAGCCGGAACATATGGCGTGGCACGTAGCTGGTGGAGGCCCGGCCCTCGGCCTGGCTGTCGATATTGTTCAGGGTCTTGGTCTGGGTGTAGGTATAGCCGCCGAAGACTTGCAAGCGTTCAAGCAGTTCGCCGCTGATCTCGGCCTCGACGCCCTGGGCGCGGACCTTGCCGGTGTCGCTGTAGCAGAAGCCGTCGGCCGAGGTGCCGCAGTGGGCGATGTAGTCGGTCTCGGCAGCGTTTTTCTCGATCGCGCGGAACAGTGCCAGGGAGCTGTTGAGGCGCCCGTCGAACCATTCGCCCTTGATCCCCAGCTCGTAGTTCTCACCGATCTTCGGCTTCAGGGCCGCGCCGCTGACGGTGGCGTAGGAGCTTTGTGGCTGGAAGATATCGGCGTAGCTGGTATAGATCGAGAGGTTGTCGTTGAGGTCATAGATCAGCGCGGCAAAGGGCGTGACTTCACCGGTTTCCTTGGTGCGCGCATCCTGCACGCTCCACTCGCCCCAGGCCAGGTTGTTGGACTGGCGGCGGTTTTCAAACCAACTGACGCGGCTGCCGACCACCAGCAGCAACGGCTCGGCCAGCCGCAGGCGCAGGGTGGCGTAGGTGCCGTACTGGGTGGCGGTCTCCTTGACCGTGCCGCCGCGGTACATGTTCGGCCAGAACGTGTCGTCGGCCGGCTCCGGGAAGTGATGGTTGGGCTGGTAGATGGTCTGGCGCTGGGGCAGGTTGCGGATCGCGTACACATCGTCCTGGCTGCCACGGCTGCCGTTGGCGCCGAGGATCAGCTCATGCTCCAGGCCAAAGGCTTCGAACTTGCCGTCGATGTAGGCGTCCAGGCCATAGTCCTTGTGATCGTAGTCAAACAGGGCGGCGTAGCTGTTGGCCGTGGGGGCCGGATCGCCATAGGCCACGGTGCCTTCGCTGGCGGCGTATTTGATGTCTTGCAGGTTGCGGCTGTGAACGGCGCTGACCTTGAGTTTCCAGTCGTCATTGAAGTGGTGGGTCAGGTCGGCGAATAGCGTGGTGCGCCGGCTTTGCCAGTCGTTCCAGGACTGGCCCAGGCAGGTGGAGCGGCTCAGGCCGATGCTCTTGCCGTCGCTGTAGCGCGGGATGCCGCCCCAGCACGGCGTAGAGTCGACGTCTTCGTAGCTGGCGCCGAAACCGAGGGTGGTGTCGGGGCTGATATCCATGTCCAGGGCGGTGTAGATGGCCTGGTCCTGGCGCTTGGCAATATCCATGTAGGAACCGCGATTCTGCTGGCTGACCACTGCCCGGCCGCGCACGGTGCCGCTGTCGTTCAGCGGGCCGCCGGTATCCACTTCGGCGCGGTAGTTGTCCCAGGTGCCGGCCGACAGCGTGAGGCTGGTGGTGGGCTTGTCCTGGGGCCGCTTGCGCACGAAATTCACCGCGCCACTGGCGGTGCCGGCACCCTTGAGCATGCCGGCGGCGCCCTTGAGCACTTCCACCCGGTCATACAGCGCCATGTTTGCGGTGAAGCTGTCGGCCTGGACATAGTCCTTGCCCATATCCAGCGGCACGCCGTCGTACTGGTACTGCCCGAGCATCTTGAAGCCGCGGGAATAGAAATACTTGCCGCCCATGGGCGATTCGTAGGTGGTGATCCCCGGCGTGCGCTCCAGCAATTGGTCGATGGTGTGGATGTTCTGGTCATCCATCAACTTGCGGGTCATCACACTCACCGATTGCGGGGTTTCCCGCAGGCTGTGCTGGCCCTTGCCGATGGTCACCGCGCCGGTGGTGTAGGAACCGCTGCCTTCGGTGGTGGCCCCCAGGCGTTCGCCGGTGACGGTGGTGGCGCCAAGGTTCAGCGCGCCGGATTCACCCACCGACGGGAGCAGCAACCAGCTGTTATCGCTTTGGCGCTGGGCTTGCAGGCCTTGGTCCTGGAGCAGTTGGCCGAGGGCCTGCTCGCTGTCGAGTGCGCCGTTGAGGCCCGCGCTGTGCTTGCCGGCCACGCTGTTGGCGTCAAAAGACAGGCTGATGCCGGCCTGACGGGCGAATTGATCCAGGGCGCTGGACAGTGGGCCAGGGGCAATGTTCCAGGCGCGGGTCTGGCTGTCGCGCGCCGGCTCCTGGGCCAGGGCGCCGCCGGGCAGGGCACTTGCCAGGCAGGCACCCAGCAGGGCGGCATTGACGGCTTGGCGCAGGGGGGATTTTTTTGAGGGGAACGCTTGCATGACCGCGGGTTGCTCCTGAAGGAAGTGGACAGAACGGGCCTGTTGATCGGCCTTTCCTTACAGGTCGAACGGCAATGAGAATTCACCTCATTTATTTTTCAGGAGCGGGCGGTGCGCGGGGTGACCGTGACCCAATAGCGGCTGCGGTAGGTGACACTGACCGGTAATGCCTGGGCCACCAACGCCAGCACCTGATCGGTGTCGCCCACCTGATAAGTGCCGGACACATGCAGGCCGGCGACGGCCTCGCTGCAACGCAACACGCCGTGGCGGTAGCGATCCAGTTCGCTGAGGAAGTCATCCAGGCGCATATTGCGCGCGCTGATCACGCCGTCGCTCCAGGCCCAGGGGTCGAGGCCGGTGGCGGGTGGCGGATAAATTGCGAGGCGGTTGAACAACACCTGTTCGCCGGACGCGACGACTTGCCGGGCAGCGCCCGATGCGTGCCCGGCAAACACCGCGACCTGGCCCTGTTGCACCGCGAGCAGCGTGCCCTGGGGTTCTTCGCGGACCATAAAGCGCGTACCGAGGGCCCGCAGATAACCGTTGTGGGTCTGTACCCAGAAGGGCCGGGGCGAACGACCATCGCTGCCGGTATCAATCAGCATCTCGCCCTGGCGCAGCTGCACCAGGCGCCGTTCGCGGTTGAACGCAGTGTCGATGGCGCTCGCGCTGTTGAGTTGGATACGGCTGCCGTCATCCAGGCTGATCCAGCGCTGCTCTCCGGTGGCCGTGCGGTACTCGGCCAGCAGCCCCGGCAGCGGCGTGTAGTCGCGGCCCAGCCAGGTCAATCCGGCGGCCCCGGCCACCAGGCCCAGTAGCTTCAAACCCTCGCGGCGGCTGATTCGTCGGCGCGCGCTGTCCAGGGTCTGGCGACCGAGTTGGGCGGGCAGATGGCGAAAATCATCATTCATCGTCGCGACCCGCTGCCAGGCCAGTTGGTGTTCGGCGCTGCTGGCCAGCCAGCGTTCAAACGCGGCGGTGCTGGCGTCATCGGTGGTGTTGAAGCGCAGCTTGATCATCCATTGGATGGCCTGGTCCACCAGGCGCGGGTCAGCAGTCGGCATAGCGCAACCGATAACAGGCGTGCAGGGCCTTGGCCAGGTCGCGCTCCACGGTGGCCTTGGACACGCCCAGGCGTTGGGCGATCTGCGGGCAGGTCAGGCCGTCCAGTTGCGCCAGCAAAAAGGCTTCGCGCACCCGTGGCTTGAGTTGGTCGAGCAGGCGGTCAATGCGCTCCAGGCTGTCGAGGATCAGCAGGCGGGTTTCTGGCGAAGGGGCTTGGTGTTCGGGGAAATGGGCCAGGCTGTCGAGGTAGGCGCGTTCCAGTTCGCGCCGCCGATACTGGTCGATCATCAGGCTGCGGGCAATGCTGCTCAGGTAGGCCCGGGGTTGCAGCAAACTGTGCTGCTTGCGGCTATTGAGCAGGCGGACGAAGGTTTCCTGGGCCAGGTCGGCGGCATGCTCGCGACAACCGGTGCGCCGCTTCAACCAGCCATGCAACCAGGAATGGTGGGCCTGGTAGAGCTGGCCGATTGCCGCATGATCCGCTGGGTATTCGCTCGACATAGTCGTCCTGGCGCAGGCATCTTAATTGATAACTGTTCGCATTCTAGACGTGGCCCGTGGCATTGGGCAATCACCTATCTTCAGGTGTTGTGCCTGGAGGCTGGTCGCGGGGGGCGCGGTGAGACTAATCTTGGGTTTTCCCTGGCGGATGAGTTGAGCATGATCGATCTCGCAACCCTCGCGGTTTTCTCTGGTTCCGTGCTGCTGTTGCTGCTGTCGCCCGGGCCGAACATGGCCTTTGTCATCAGTCATGGCGTGAGCTATGGCTGGCGGGGTGGAGTGGCGGCCGGGTTGGGGATCGGGGTGGCGGACCTGCTGCTGACCGCCTTGACCGCCACCGGCGTCACCGCCCTGGTGGCCAGTTGGCCGCCGGCCTTTGACCTGATTCGCTATGCCGGCGTGGTCTATCTGCTGTGGCTGGCGTTCAAGACCCTGCAAAAAAAGCCATCCCTGGACACCGCCCAGGTTGTGCGGGTACGCCTGGGCGGGGTGTTTATGCGCGCCATGCTCAATAGCCTGCTCAACCCCAAGGCGCTGCTGTTTTTCATGGTGTTCCTGCCGCAGTTCGTCAAGCCCGAGGCCGGGCCCATGGCCCTGCAATTGGTGCAGTTGGGCCTGGTCCTGACGCTGATTGCCGGGGTGTTTCATGCCGTGCTCGGGGTTTTTGGCGGGGCGATCAGCCGGTTTTTCGCCGGCAGTAAAAGAACCGCCGGCTTGCAGAAATGGGGGTTGGCCACGGTGCTGACAGTATTGGCCGTGCGCCTGGCGCTGATGCCACGCACCTTGTAGACGGCAGGTGCCTCTCTTTGTGGGAGCCGGCTTGCCCGCGATGGCGGCGGTTCAGCCACTATTTTTGGCGGCTGGTATACCGTCATCGCAGGCAAGCCAGCTCCCACCTTTGATTTGTGGTGTGGCCCAAGCTTCTGCCCCGACGCACACCCCCTGTGGGAGCGGGCTTGCCCGCGATGGCGGCGGTTCAGCCACTATTGTTGGCGGCTGGTATACCGTCATCGCAGGCAAGCCAGCTCCCACCTTTGATTTGTGGTGTGGCCCAAGCTTCTGCCCTGACGCACATCCCCTGTGGGAGCGGGCTTGCCCGCGATAGCGGAGGTTCAGCCACTATTGTTGGCGGCTGGTATACCGTCATCGCAGGCAAGCCAGCTCCCACCTTTGATTTGTGGTGTGGCCCAAGCTTTTGCCCCGACGCACATCCCCTGTGGGAGCCGGCTTGCCCGCGATAGCGGCGGTTCAGCCACTATTGTTGGCGGCTGGTATACCGTCATCGCAGGCAAGCCAGCTCCCACCTTTGATTTGTGGTGTGGCCCAAGCTTTTGCCCTGATGCACATCCCCTGTGGGAGCGGGCTTGCTCGCGATAGCGGCGGTTCAGCCACTATTTTTGGCGGCTGGCACACCGCGATCGCAGGCAAGCCAGCTCCCACCTTTGATTTGTGGTGTGGCCCAAGCTTTTGCTCCGACGCACATCCCCTGTGGGAGCGGGCTTGCTCGCGAAAGCAGTGGGTCAGTCAACATCAATGTTTGCTGGGCCGACGTCTTCGCGAGCAAACCCGCTCCCACAGGGGAAAATAGTTCGGCCTTCAGCCCAGTCGCGCCGCCGCCCGTGCGGCAATTTCGCCCCGGGTCTTGCGTGATTCAGCGGTGCGCTTATTCGCCTCGTCCAGTACCTGCCGTGGTGCAGTGTCCGGGCGGCCGGCATTGAAGGGAGGGGCCGGCGCATATTCAAGCTGCAACTGCACCAACTGCGCCGCCGCCTCGCTGTACAGCTCGGCGGCCAGGGTCAGGGCAAAGTCGATCCCCGCAGTGATGCCTCCCCCGGTAAACAGGTTGCCGTCGCGCACCACGCGCTCCTGCACCGGCGTGGCGCCGAGGGTGGCCAGCATGTCGTGGTAGGCCCAATGCGTGGTGGCCCGCCGCCCGCGCAGCAAACCCGCAGCGCCCAGCACCAGCGAGCCGGTACACACCGACGTCACATAACGTGCGGTCTGGGATTGCGCCCGCAGAAAGTCCAGGGTCGGCTCATCTTCCATCAATGGCCCAACCCCCGAGCCGCCCGGCACGCAGATCACATCCAGGGTAGGGCAGTCGTCGTAGGTGGTGGTCGGCGACAGCACCAACCCGCTGCTGGAAGTGATCGGCGCCAGGTCTTTCCAAATCAGATGCAGTCGCACCTCCGGCAACGACGCCAGCACGTCGTAAGGGCCGGTGAGGTCCAGTTGCTGAATACCGGGGAACAACACAAAGCCGATCTGCAAGGTCATGGTCAAACTCCAGGAAGAGGGATGGACGGCTTCACTCTAGTGGCCTAGGCTTTGGCGCATACGCCATTGAGCCCACTAATCACGCCAATCATGCCGAAAATCATCCATGTGCTCGCCTTCGCCAATGTGCAGGTGCTCGACGTCACCGGACCGTTGCAAGTGTTTGCCTCGGCCAACGACCTGGCGCGCCAGCAAGGCTTGCCGTTGCCCTATGCGGTCAACGTGATTGCCGCCCAGGCCGAGCCGGTGATGACCTCCGCCGGCCTGGCCCTGGTGGCCGAGCCGTTGCCTGGCGCCGACACGCCCTGCGACACCCTGGTGATTGCTGGCGGCTGGGGCGTGTATGGGGCGGCCGAGGATCCGCAACTGGTGGAGTGGGTCCGGCAAAAAGCCAGGCACTCGCGGCGCATGACTTCGGTGTGCACCGGCGCCTTTCTGCTGGCCGCCAGTGGCCTGCTCGATGGCTGTCGGGTCGCCACCCACTGGACGCGCTGCGAGGAACTGGCGCGCAAATACCCCAGGTTGCAGGTCGAGGCCAACCCGATCTTTATCCAGCAGGGCTCGCTCTGGACCTCGGCGGGCGTCACGGCCGGCATCGACTTGTGCCTGGCCCTGGTGGAACAGGACCTGGGCCGCGCGGTGGCCCTGGAAGTGGCGCGGCACCTGGTGGTGTTTCTCAAGCGCCCCGGTGGCCAGTCGCAGTTCAGCGTCACCCTGTCCCTGCAAAAGGGCGGTAGCCGCTTCAGCGAATTGCATGGGTGGATTGCCGAGCACCTGCACCTGGACTTGAACATCGCGACCCTGGCGGCCGCGTGCGGCATGAGCGAACGCAGCTTCGTACGCCATTACCGCGCCGAAACCGGCCAGACCCCGGCCCGGGCGGTGGAACTGATCCGCGTGGAAACCGCACGCCGGCAACTGGCCGACAGCGCCGTGGCAATCAAACGCATCGCCGCGCAATGTGGCTTTGGCAGCGAAGAAACCATGCGCCGCAGTTTTATCCGCGCCTTGTCGATCACCCCGCAGCTTTATCGCGAGCGGTTTTCGGCGCCGGCCTGAGTCTGTTCAAGCAGTTCAAACAGTGCATCGAGCGTGGCCTGCGGTGCTTCCTGGGGAATATTGTGGCCCACCCCGGCGAGCACCCGGCGCCGATAGAATCCGCTGAAATTACCCACGTCGTCATCCACCTCGGGAGCCGGGCCGACACCGTCGTCGGCACCGCACAGCGAAATGGTGGGCACCGAAATCGGCGGTGGTTGCACCAGCGCCTGTTCAATCACTTCCAGCGCCGGATCACCCTCGGCATACATGAAGCGATGGCGATAGGAGTGGATTACCACCTCCACAAAGTCCGGGTTATCAAACGAGGGTGCCGTCTGCGGGTAAAGGCTCGGCCCCGCAGCCCAGGAGGGCGACCAGAGCGACCACAACAGTTCGCACAACTCGCGGCGGTTGGCGGTCAGGCCATCGACGCCCCGTTGGGTGTGGAAGTAAAACTGGTACCACAACCGATGCTCGGTGACTGGCGCGCGGGGCTGGATGGACTTTGCGATGTCCTGGATGTTGTAACCGTCGCCAGTGACCAGGCAGCGCACGCGCTCGGGCCAAAGCGCCGCGACAATGCACGCGGCGCGCCCACCCCAGTCATAACCGGCGAGGGCGGCCTGGTCGATGGCCAGGGCATCCATGAAGTCCAGCAGATCCTTGGCCAGCGCCGCCTGTTGGCCGGAGCGCATCACCTGGGCGTGCACAAACCGGGTCGGGCCGTAGCCGCGCAGGTAAGGCACCAGCACGCGATAACCGGCCTCGGCCAACACCGGCGCGATGGCATCGTAGCCGCGAGGGTCATAGGGGAAACCGTGCAGCAGAATCACCACTTCACCGTCGGCCGGGCCATGGGCTTCGTAGGCGATATCGAGCATGGGAGTGCGGATATACAGCAGCGCGATCGAGGGGCTCATTGGGACTCCGTTCGGGTCACAGCAGGGAGCCTGGACTTTAGCGCGAAACCTTTACGTGTTCATGGGCCAGCAGCGAAAACACGTGCAGATCCTGGTAGCCACCGGCCCAAAACCCGGCCTCGCGCAGCACGCCTTCGCGGGTAAAGCCCAGCCGGCCCAGCAGTGCCTGGGACGGCAGGTTACGCGGATGGACCAGCGCTTCGACACGGTGCAGTTGCATCTGCGCAAAGCCCCAGTCGAGCACGCTGCGCAAAGCCTCGCTCATCAATCCGCTGCCCCTGGCTGACGGCGCCAGTTCGCAGGCGAGGGCGCAGCTGTTCCACTGGCGATTCCATTTGAACAGCCCGCAGGTGCCCATCAACTCGCCAGCGTATTCCAGGCCCCAGCGCGTGCCCGGATTGGCCTGGGTTCGCCAGTGGGCGAAGGTGGCGATCAGGGCGTGGGCCTGGGATATGTCGGTCATGGGGTCGATGCCAAACCAAGGCATGGCCTCGGCATCTCGATAGATCGCAAACAGCGCCGGGGCGTCGTGGGGGGTCAACTCCCGGAGCCGCAAGCGCTCGGTGTGCAGGGTGGGGAAAGTATCCACGTGGTGTGGTGCGGTTGGCATAGGTATCGACTGAACATTTTCGGGCGCCAGGGGCGGGTTCATATTCGTTCCTTGAATACAGGAGGAGGCAGACAGATAGCTCGCTCAAGGTCGCAAAGATCAAAGGTGGGAGCTGTCGAGCGTTAGCGAGGCTGCGATCACGTCAGTACAGCCAATGTTGAGGTTGCCTGATAGCGCCTACAAGGGTTTCACTTCGCTGCTTGATTCTCAAGGTTGCCACACGGTTTTCTCCCCGCTCAACTTGCGATCCAGAAACGTCGCCGCGCTGATCAAGGCCAAATGGCTCAATGCCTGCGGTGTATTCCCCAGATGTCGCGCCTGGCTGTCGAATTCCTCGGCATACAGCCCCAGCGGGTTGGCATAGCGCAGCAGTTGCTCGAATTCCAGATGGGCCTTTTCTACTTGCCCCGCGCGGGCCAGGCATTCGACGTACCAGAATGAACAGGCGGTAAACGCCCCCTCTGTGCCTTGCAAACCGTCAATTTGACTGTCGTCATTGCGGTAGCGGTAGACCATGCCATCGCGCACCAGGCTTTTCTGGATGGCGTCCAGGGTCGATAACCAGCGCGGGTCGGTGGCCGCCACAAAACGCACCAGCGGCATCAACAGCATCGAACCATCCAGGGCAGTGCTGCCGATGTGCTGCACGAAATGCCCGCGTTCTGCGTTCCAGAAGTTGCTCCAGATATCTTCATAAATCGCCTGGCGGGTCTGGTCCCAGCGGGCGAACGGTGCCGGCAGCGAGCGCTTGGAGGCCAGGCGGATCGCGCGGTCGAGTGCCACCCAGCACATCAGCCGCGAATGCAGGAAGTGATGTTGCTCGCCACGCATTTCCCAGATGCCGACGTCTTTCTGGTTCCAGGTTTCGCACACTTGGTCCACCACTTCCAGGGTGTGTTTCCAGCCCTCATGGGAGATGGCTTCGCCGTACTTGTTGACCAGGTACACCGCGTCCATCAGTTCGCCAAAAATATCCAGCTGCACCTGGTCAAAGGCCTCGTTGCCAATGCGCACCGGTTGCGCGCCGCCGTGGCCGCTGAGGTGGCTCAGCTCGGTTTCCGGCAATTGCTGGCGGCCGTCGATGCCATACAGGATGTTGATTTTCATCGGTTGCCCGCAACAGTCGCTGACGCGCCCGCGCAACCAGCGCATGTAGTCATTGGCTTCCTGGACAAAACCCAGGCGCATAAAGGCGTAGACGGTGAACGAGGCGTCGCGGATCCAGGTGTAGCGGTAATCCCAATTGCGTTCGCCGCCGGGGGCTTCCGGCAGGCCGAAGGTGGCCGCTGCGAGGATCGCGCCGTGTTTGCGCGAGGTCAGCAGCTTCAGGGCCAGGGCCGAGCGATTGACCATTTCCCGCCAGCGGCCGCGGTAGTTGGACTGGGCCAGCCAGCCGCGCCAGAATTTCAGGGTGTGCTGCAGGTGCAGGTCGGTAACGTCGCTGGCCACGCGTATATCGTCCCGGCCGCCGAGGACAAATTCGGCCCCCTGGTCCTGGTCCAGGGTAAAGCAGGCGACGGCGGCGTCATCTGCGATCTGCAACGGCACGCTGCTGGCCAGGCGCAACCCAGGCAGGCCCGGCGCCTCGAAGCACACATCAGCGTTATCGGCGGTGGCCCGAGTGGGTGCCCGGGCATAGTCATGGCGCACCGCGCAGCGCAGGTGCAGGGTGGCCTTGCCGCTCACCACGCGCACCCGGCGGATCAGCAGGGGCAGGTCATCAACGTCATCGCTGATGCTCAGCAGGTCGGTGATTTCCACCACGGCCTCATCACTCAGCCAGCGGGTTTGCAGGACATTGGTATCCGGCAGGTAGATCTGTTCCCGGCGCGCCTGGGGCAGGTCCGGGGTCAACTGGAAAATCCCGGCGGCGGGGGAGTCCAGGAGCGAGCAGAAGATCGACGG comes from the Pseudomonas shahriarae genome and includes:
- a CDS encoding LysE family translocator; the encoded protein is MIDLATLAVFSGSVLLLLLSPGPNMAFVISHGVSYGWRGGVAAGLGIGVADLLLTALTATGVTALVASWPPAFDLIRYAGVVYLLWLAFKTLQKKPSLDTAQVVRVRLGGVFMRAMLNSLLNPKALLFFMVFLPQFVKPEAGPMALQLVQLGLVLTLIAGVFHAVLGVFGGAISRFFAGSKRTAGLQKWGLATVLTVLAVRLALMPRTL
- a CDS encoding GlxA family transcriptional regulator: MPKIIHVLAFANVQVLDVTGPLQVFASANDLARQQGLPLPYAVNVIAAQAEPVMTSAGLALVAEPLPGADTPCDTLVIAGGWGVYGAAEDPQLVEWVRQKARHSRRMTSVCTGAFLLAASGLLDGCRVATHWTRCEELARKYPRLQVEANPIFIQQGSLWTSAGVTAGIDLCLALVEQDLGRAVALEVARHLVVFLKRPGGQSQFSVTLSLQKGGSRFSELHGWIAEHLHLDLNIATLAAACGMSERSFVRHYRAETGQTPARAVELIRVETARRQLADSAVAIKRIAAQCGFGSEETMRRSFIRALSITPQLYRERFSAPA
- a CDS encoding undecaprenyl-phosphate glucose phosphotransferase, with translation MREKSSVDSLFLTRTGFVEFFVVFVKLIHGLTAVLPAMILLFYPDPVDPQMRGHYLGLLLFFAILTIILFQALGVYSEDLFSNRLRFRVMLVAWISAFCILLFMYQILLLFPQLSPRNLMFWFSLSLVLFGVERILMLRLYRNLMKNGKFLQRTVILGFTDTAIHVAEHLSRNSDIRSGLIGFIDDRTERIPKELSSLPLLGNTRDLEKLIRSEQVNQVMITLPWAAEQRINGLVKRLRQMSVNVMLVPDMAALRYGHNRITDVGGILMFNTSQLPLRGWSPFIKRCEDLLLAGAGLLLLSPIMLVTAIAIKLDSKGPVLFRQKRYGYNDNLIRVFKFRSMYVDQTDFNAECQTTRSDPRITRVGRIIRKTSIDELPQLFNVLLGNMSMVGPRPHATATKAAGIPFEEAVSEYSSRHRVKPGITGWAQINGYRGETDTLFKIQKRVEYDLEYIAKWSVWFDLYIVFMTVPAVLSTKEVY
- a CDS encoding sigma-70 family RNA polymerase sigma factor, with product MSSEYPADHAAIGQLYQAHHSWLHGWLKRRTGCREHAADLAQETFVRLLNSRKQHSLLQPRAYLSSIARSLMIDQYRRRELERAYLDSLAHFPEHQAPSPETRLLILDSLERIDRLLDQLKPRVREAFLLAQLDGLTCPQIAQRLGVSKATVERDLAKALHACYRLRYADC
- a CDS encoding TonB-dependent siderophore receptor codes for the protein MQAFPSKKSPLRQAVNAALLGACLASALPGGALAQEPARDSQTRAWNIAPGPLSSALDQFARQAGISLSFDANSVAGKHSAGLNGALDSEQALGQLLQDQGLQAQRQSDNSWLLLPSVGESGALNLGATTVTGERLGATTEGSGSYTTGAVTIGKGQHSLRETPQSVSVMTRKLMDDQNIHTIDQLLERTPGITTYESPMGGKYFYSRGFKMLGQYQYDGVPLDMGKDYVQADSFTANMALYDRVEVLKGAAGMLKGAGTASGAVNFVRKRPQDKPTTSLTLSAGTWDNYRAEVDTGGPLNDSGTVRGRAVVSQQNRGSYMDIAKRQDQAIYTALDMDISPDTTLGFGASYEDVDSTPCWGGIPRYSDGKSIGLSRSTCLGQSWNDWQSRRTTLFADLTHHFNDDWKLKVSAVHSRNLQDIKYAASEGTVAYGDPAPTANSYAALFDYDHKDYGLDAYIDGKFEAFGLEHELILGANGSRGSQDDVYAIRNLPQRQTIYQPNHHFPEPADDTFWPNMYRGGTVKETATQYGTYATLRLRLAEPLLLVVGSRVSWFENRRQSNNLAWGEWSVQDARTKETGEVTPFAALIYDLNDNLSIYTSYADIFQPQSSYATVSGAALKPKIGENYELGIKGEWFDGRLNSSLALFRAIEKNAAETDYIAHCGTSADGFCYSDTGKVRAQGVEAEISGELLERLQVFGGYTYTQTKTLNNIDSQAEGRASTSYVPRHMFRLWGDYQLDGALSKWTVGSGVSAQSSNYRVQTIKLEQPGYALWSARLAYRVDNTWTVALNGNNLFDKNYYQTVGTASWGNFYGEPRNVTVSLKGDF
- the inhA gene encoding isonitrile hydratase, with the translated sequence MTLQIGFVLFPGIQQLDLTGPYDVLASLPEVRLHLIWKDLAPITSSSGLVLSPTTTYDDCPTLDVICVPGGSGVGPLMEDEPTLDFLRAQSQTARYVTSVCTGSLVLGAAGLLRGRRATTHWAYHDMLATLGATPVQERVVRDGNLFTGGGITAGIDFALTLAAELYSEAAAQLVQLQLEYAPAPPFNAGRPDTAPRQVLDEANKRTAESRKTRGEIAARAAARLG
- a CDS encoding FecR domain-containing protein, which produces MPTADPRLVDQAIQWMIKLRFNTTDDASTAAFERWLASSAEHQLAWQRVATMNDDFRHLPAQLGRQTLDSARRRISRREGLKLLGLVAGAAGLTWLGRDYTPLPGLLAEYRTATGEQRWISLDDGSRIQLNSASAIDTAFNRERRLVQLRQGEMLIDTGSDGRSPRPFWVQTHNGYLRALGTRFMVREEPQGTLLAVQQGQVAVFAGHASGAARQVVASGEQVLFNRLAIYPPPATGLDPWAWSDGVISARNMRLDDFLSELDRYRHGVLRCSEAVAGLHVSGTYQVGDTDQVLALVAQALPVSVTYRSRYWVTVTPRTARS